The Myxococcota bacterium genome includes a region encoding these proteins:
- a CDS encoding chloride channel protein, with protein MAWLRLWVARMAHLRARWVAFGIVVGLCCGLAASAFFVALELATRFTTVTLVRELPPPPPPGDALLGEAPTPDGPPRRWLFFLLPGLGGLAAGLLVTWLAPEAEGTGTDEMIRAFHRSRGVIRSRVPLVKAAATILTLSSGGSAGKEGPVAQVGAGIGSGLASLLGLSARDRRILLLAGTAGGLGAIFRAPLGSAVTAIEVVYREDFESEAVVPAVISSVTAYVVFGLLLGSHRIFATHGIPHFRPIELPGYVLLALLSAPVGRAYIGLFRLLRHRVFARLSLPRPLRPMLGGLCVGAIGLAVPEAWGAGWGWLQRALDGQVAVQSLALIVAAKIATTALTVGSGGSGGVFGPTLFIGGMLGALVGYTGAALAPALFPHPASFVLVGMASFFAGVASAPIGAMLMVAEMSGGYALLAPLVLVSVLAMLLARGSSIYENQVKDRFSSPAHLADLTVNVLEEMKVGDVYRPSESLVSVAPSTRFAEVRAALLGASQGTLPVVDTDGTLTGLVTAEQLRPVLDEPQLDGIVVASDLAGPPLALLRDDDLYRAHELFRSSAYPQLPVVEASDGEGPPRGRILGMLDYRDMMHAYHLELQRRRES; from the coding sequence ATGGCCTGGCTGCGCCTGTGGGTCGCGCGCATGGCCCACCTGCGCGCGCGCTGGGTCGCCTTCGGGATCGTCGTCGGTCTGTGCTGCGGGCTCGCCGCGTCGGCGTTCTTCGTGGCGCTCGAGCTCGCCACGCGCTTCACCACGGTGACCCTGGTGCGCGAGTTGCCGCCGCCGCCGCCGCCGGGCGACGCGCTGCTCGGCGAAGCCCCGACGCCCGACGGGCCGCCACGCCGTTGGCTGTTCTTCCTGCTGCCTGGCTTGGGCGGGCTGGCCGCGGGGCTGCTCGTGACCTGGCTCGCGCCCGAAGCCGAGGGCACGGGCACCGACGAGATGATCCGCGCGTTCCACCGCTCGCGCGGGGTGATTCGCTCGCGCGTGCCGCTGGTGAAGGCCGCAGCCACCATCCTCACGCTCTCGAGCGGCGGGAGCGCGGGCAAGGAGGGCCCGGTCGCCCAGGTCGGCGCGGGCATCGGGTCCGGGCTCGCGAGCCTCTTGGGTCTCAGCGCGCGCGACCGGCGCATCCTGCTGCTGGCGGGCACTGCGGGCGGGCTCGGCGCGATCTTCCGCGCGCCGCTCGGCTCGGCGGTCACGGCGATCGAGGTCGTGTACCGCGAGGACTTCGAGTCCGAAGCGGTCGTGCCGGCAGTCATCTCGTCGGTGACTGCCTACGTCGTCTTCGGGCTTCTGCTCGGCTCGCACCGGATCTTCGCGACCCACGGCATTCCGCATTTCCGCCCGATCGAGCTGCCCGGCTATGTGCTGCTGGCCCTGCTCTCGGCGCCGGTCGGACGCGCGTACATCGGGCTGTTCCGCCTGCTGCGCCACCGCGTGTTCGCGCGACTCAGTCTGCCCCGGCCGCTGCGGCCGATGCTCGGAGGTCTGTGCGTGGGCGCGATCGGGCTGGCGGTCCCCGAAGCCTGGGGCGCGGGCTGGGGCTGGCTGCAGCGCGCGCTGGACGGCCAGGTCGCCGTCCAGTCACTGGCCTTGATCGTGGCGGCCAAGATCGCGACCACCGCGCTCACCGTGGGATCCGGCGGGAGCGGGGGCGTGTTCGGCCCGACACTCTTCATCGGCGGCATGCTCGGGGCGCTCGTGGGTTACACGGGCGCGGCGCTCGCCCCGGCGTTGTTCCCGCATCCCGCCTCGTTCGTGCTGGTCGGCATGGCGAGCTTCTTCGCCGGCGTCGCCTCCGCGCCGATCGGCGCCATGCTGATGGTGGCCGAGATGAGCGGCGGCTACGCGCTGCTCGCGCCGCTCGTGCTGGTGTCGGTGCTCGCCATGCTGCTGGCGCGCGGCAGCTCGATCTACGAGAACCAGGTGAAGGACCGCTTCTCCTCGCCGGCGCACCTCGCCGATCTCACCGTGAACGTGCTCGAAGAGATGAAGGTCGGCGACGTCTACCGGCCCAGCGAGTCACTGGTCTCGGTCGCGCCCTCGACGCGCTTCGCGGAGGTGCGCGCGGCGCTGCTCGGTGCAAGTCAAGGCACGCTGCCGGTGGTCGACACGGACGGCACGCTCACGGGCCTGGTCACGGCGGAGCAGCTCCGGCCGGTGCTCGACGAGCCGCAGCTCGATGGGATCGTGGTGGCGAGCGACCTCGCGGGGCCGCCGCTCGCGCTGCTGCGCGACGACGACCTGTATCGCGCGCACGAGCTGTTCCGCTCCTCGGCCTACCCCCAGCTTCCGGTGGTCGAGGCTTCCGACGGCGAAGGCCCCCCGCGCGGCCGGATCCTCGGCATGCTCGACTACCGCGACATGATGCACGCGTACCATCTCGAGCTGCAGCGGCGCCGGGAGTCCTGA